The Misgurnus anguillicaudatus chromosome 23, ASM2758022v2, whole genome shotgun sequence sequence ACATTTATCTGACGATTATGAATGTCTTAATGCAACTATAATATGTGGATAAATATCTCTGAAAGGCAGGTAccaaaaagctttattaaaacatttacagtatagCAAACCTTCAGAAAGCCAAGCCTTGTTTTAATCAGTATCATacagttttatgtatttaagcATTTGTTTTGTCCATTGGATCAGAAAAAAAGACACAAACTCAGTTATATTCAGAAAAGGCAGAAGATTCAGAATTTGCCTTTTCTGTGATTCTCAGATTTCAGTCTCACTGCAGCCGTTATCACAGCGCTACTCAGCAAATAACCATCATGACAGCtgtgtgcatattttcaaaataacacaaaagttCTGAGTGATGTGCTATGACGTTCAGTGCCACTGGCAGCGCTAAAACACTTTCACTTTTGGTTGTGTTAGTACATTTAAAGTACAACTTGCGTTAGAAAATAGTAATTCCAcctcattttcttttttaggGGTTTCTCCAGTAATGATGATACACAAAACAACGCGGCACACCGACACCTGACTTTGAAACCTGCAGAAGCTGCGCCAGTGACTTATTTGACTTATTAGGCAATATTTAACTAAGATTTCTTGTACTTgaacatttctgtaattttgtAGCATCTCACTTCAATATTAATGATCAGCTATGAGTGCTGCACAGTGAGACTGAAAGTAGCTCAGCGATGATGTCATAGCTGACAATAAACCAATCAGCATCAATGACTGAAACTatcttttttatcatttacactgtaacaagtgaaaagttggatcaacttaaagcTGCAGTCTGCAAGattttttgatcatattcactgaaaccGACACTATACTCCGatagaacaacataaattagacagtttaagaaaaaaatgaaaatgattagAGAAATCATACAAAGTCAAATTTCGTCTTactctcgtggtactttgacgtcatccggccgTCGGTTCTAGTgccgctgcatgaagtcgaacaagcctaatatCACATGAATCTGCCTGAAGTTCACATGTGTGTTGGATTGAACGCAGCTTGATGGCGGAGAGAACATTCACTAACAAACTTTCAATTCCTTGGCTAACAACCAGAGCTAGGAGaacaaccaatgaaaagaaAACAACCAAGGAAAAGAAGGAAACGAAGATAGAAAGCGACCTGTAATGAAATtaggatcaatatcggaccAGCATTTGAAAGGTGGAGGGATCTATGAGCTTTTAAAGGGTTTTagctggatgcagagcttgTCACATTTCTTCTTgacaggtaattgtgctttatcaaccatttattgtatttctgagtgttatgtaagtaatTAAGTATGCTTAAACACGCACTGATGAGGACGAGCTCGATATGAGGTTGCTCGGTGGTAGTGTGGGAGGGGCAAAAAATTGAAAACATTCAAAATCATctcaatcctccagagttgccgaCTGAAGCTTTAAAGAGTTACTTCAGTTGGTAACTAAAACTAGTtttgttcaacttaaaatttcacttgAATTTCACAATAAgaaacaacttaattttttaagttgatccaactgtttactttttacagtgtaacagtaaagtcagatgtatgatgagatgttgtgttacctcttacagtacaggaatactcttgtagctcctcactgttgattgagtccaggtacagcttgtttaataatgtcaatccatctgttacctgttgtccattcttataccagatgtaagtatgtttACTATCCAATGAGCAATAAGTTGAACAGCgtaatatcactttttctccatctatcacagGGTCTGGGCTGCTTCTCACCCATGTAgctgaaatttcacataaaatTACTTTTCAAAGTTGGGCCTCATATTTTTGATTTAGCTCAATTGATAAAGCATTACCTAAACCTCTAATCACAGTCATGCTGATATCAGACTCCTACTCGAGCTATAATGCTTCAGTATAATGAGTGCTGCACTACAGAGAGTTTATTATGAGCAGTTACCTGTAACAGTAAGATAGACTCCAGAAGAACTAGAAACTTGATCTGATGTGTTAGTGATGATGTTGAAGTGATATTGTCCAATGTCACTCATGCTGGCATTTTTTATTCTCAGTGTGTTTCCCAGATACTCCACACGACCAGAAAACCGAGGATCCTCACGTAGATCTCTGAATTCCCCACGATAACCGTAATACCAGGATTTTTTCTCTACTGTATCtccagtgggatgtgagtatgaagagtgaatatctactgttgatcccactaaagcacaaacactcatagaggtgtaagtcacaccccaacatccactgttagaaagacctgaaagagtcacaaaatactgctgtaacattcacaatcaattacaaacacactcatactgtatatgaatcaacaagaaaactgcaaagtttgttcttccattttaatataaatattttataaatgtcagaCTCACACACAGGCGAAGAGAAATCTGAAAAAGGCTCAGAGCAGGAATAACTGTTAGTGTTTCGTCTGGATGACACAAATATGCTTTGACTATTTTTTAAAGGTTGTCCATTCTTGGACCAGCGGTAAATattttcagatgttaaagggcaGGAGGAATCACAGCTCAGTTTTACTCGCTGTCCTCTAGGTCCAGGATTCATCTTcacctgtaaaactaaataatgaaaaccttacattagatgagaaatgaaaagagtttaactggactgatgagaatgtaaatgtacctgtgactgttagattgactgtgactgagctgagatgtttaactccatccttcGTAATGATCATGAGCTGATATTgtccactgtctctctctctcggatCATGTATTATGAGCTTTGAGTAATCTTTAGTGATCCTCTGATGCACtcgtcctgagtaatctgaatctaaagtcaaatcttcaggttcatctttgtttctccagtttgttctctgtttctgactgaaccagaacacagttgtgatgttgatgtttgagtaATCGCACCTCACTGACACCACTCCTCCCTTCACAGCACAAATATTCTGTTTATTACAGGTTACATTAAAGTTATCCAATGTAAGGAACCCTGAAGAAGAAACGGCaacattattaatatttgtagTTTACTGTATGTAACTTCATTAAAATTACAGAGCGAGATGAGAGAATCAGACAGTCCTATAAGGATATGAACTCAGATTCATCAATTTTGTTCTCAAATACAAATCTCTCAGTTCAGTTTTAAATACACAAActcactttaaacattttagagaCTGATCCAAACAGTATCCAGTCTTTGGAGTACAgcaatgtaaataaaa is a genomic window containing:
- the LOC141359296 gene encoding sialoadhesin-like isoform X3; amino-acid sequence: MGTRVIVRCSYSNINITTVFWFSQKQRTNWRNKDEPEDLTLDSDYSGRVYQRITKDHSQLAIRDPRERDSGEYQLMFIMKDGVKHLSSVTVNLTVSVLQVKMNPGPRGQRVKLSCDSSCPLTSENIYRWSKNGQPLKNSQSIFVSSRRNTNSYSCSEPFSDFSSPVCLSNSGCWGVTYTSMSVCALVGSTVDIHSSYSHPTGDTVEKKSWYYGYRGEFRDLREDPRFSGRVEYLGNTLRIKNASMSDIGQYHFNIITNTSDQVSSSSGVYLTVTATWVRSSPDPVIDGEKVILRCSTYCSLDSKHTYIWYKNGQQVTDGLTLLNKLYLDSINSEELQEYSCTVRDTMDKTNA
- the LOC141359296 gene encoding uncharacterized protein isoform X2 codes for the protein MNFRLSSLILLLHIQGFLTLDNFNVTCDELNICAVRGGLMSVNCDHSNIYIKTGFWFSQKQRTNWRNKDEPEDLTLDSDYSGRIGQWITEDYSRLSIDDLRERDSGEYQLMIIMKDGVKHLSSVTVNLTVTVLQVKMNPGPRGQRVKLSCDSSCPLTSENIYRWSKNGQPLKNSQSIFVSSRRNTNSYSCSEPFSDFSSPVCLSNSGCWGVTYTSMSVCALVGSTVDIHSSYSHPTGDTVEKKSWYYGYRGEFRDLREDPRFSGRVEYLGNTLRIKNASMSDIGQYHFNIITNTSDQVSSSSGVYLTVTATWVRSSPDPVIDGEKVILRCSTYCSLDSKHTYIWYKNGQQVTDGLTLLNKLYLDSINSEELQEYSCTVRDTMDKTNA
- the LOC141359296 gene encoding uncharacterized protein isoform X1, whose amino-acid sequence is MNFRLSSLILLLHIQGFLTLDNFNVTCNKQNICAVKGGVVSVRCDYSNINITTVFWFSQKQRTNWRNKDEPEDLTLDSDYSGRVHQRITKDYSKLIIHDPRERDSGQYQLMIITKDGVKHLSSVTVNLTVTVLQVKMNPGPRGQRVKLSCDSSCPLTSENIYRWSKNGQPLKNSQSIFVSSRRNTNSYSCSEPFSDFSSPVCLSNSGCWGVTYTSMSVCALVGSTVDIHSSYSHPTGDTVEKKSWYYGYRGEFRDLREDPRFSGRVEYLGNTLRIKNASMSDIGQYHFNIITNTSDQVSSSSGVYLTVTATWVRSSPDPVIDGEKVILRCSTYCSLDSKHTYIWYKNGQQVTDGLTLLNKLYLDSINSEELQEYSCTVRDTMDKTNA